From Treponema sp. OMZ 787:
TTTCGGCCCCTTTTCTTTTTATAAAGCGGCAGTAAAATTAGCTGTACCTGTAATGGTACAGCTTTTTATTCAATCTCTGGTTTCTCTTATAGATAATTTTATGGTGGCAGACCTTGGCGACCTAAAGATGAGCGGGGTAAATGTTGCCAATCAAATTATCTTCGTATATATAACCGGCCTCAATATTCTTTGCAGTGCAGGCGGAATGTTTATGTCGCAGTACAACGGCACAAAGGATGAAGAAGGAATGCAGCAAGCCTACCGCTTTAAGCAGATATCGGGCCTTATCTTCGCTCTTGCTCTTCTTGCCGTATGTCTTACAGTTCCCGACCTTGTGTTAGGTCTTTTGGTAAGCGGCAATGCTGCAAAAAAAGAAATAGTCGAACAGGCCGTAATTTACAGCGATGTCATCCTCTTATCCTTTATTCCTACAGCCTTTTCGATAGGAATAGCATCTTCTTTCCGCGAGACGGGGAATGTAAAGGTGCCCATGTATATATCCCTTGTTTCGACCCTTATAAACACCCTCGGAAACTATATGCTCATATACGGAAATCTTGGAGCACCCAGGCTTGAGGTTGCAGGTGCTGCCTATGCGACGGTTATCGCCCGCTCGGCCGAACTTATAATCTTTGTGCTTTATGCCAAAAAAATTAAGCCTCTTTTCTATGTAAAGATAAAGGAGATGCTTAAAATAAAGCTTCATCTTTTCCATGAGATTTTTAAAAAGTCGGCCCTCATCTTTTTTGCCGATATGTCTTGGGTTATGAGCGAGATAGTAGCCACTGCCGTTTATAACAGCCGAGGAGGCCCTGAGGTTGTAGCCGGTATGTCTGCGGGCTGGACGATCGCCAACCTCTTCTTTTTGATTTTTCCCGCTATAGGCACTTCGGTGGGCGTTATAATAGGCGGTACCCTCGGACGGAATAATTTGGAAGAGGCAAGAGAGCAGGCGCGCTGGATTAAAAGCGGAGCTATCGCAATCGGGCTTGTAACAGCCGTTTTGGAGCTTTTTTCGATTATGCTGGTTCCGATTGTGTTTAGAAGTTTAAGCCCTGCATCCCATGAGGTTACAAGACTTCTTATAATCTTTATCGCTCTTTATATGCCTGTGTGGACTCTTCAAAACACCCAATATGCAATAGCCCGATCCGGAGGGGATGCCGTCATGGGCGTCTGGGTAGATACTACGGTAAATTTATTTTTATTTATGCCCTGTATGCTTTTATTGTATTATCTTACGGATTGGTCTTCGCCCGTGATGTATGCAATTGCAAAAATCACCAGCATAATGAAGGCCGTCTTTGCCGAAACCCAGCTGAAAAAAGAACGCTGGGTGAAAAATTTGACTCGGATAGAAAAATAAGGTTTGACAAAAAACTATTTGACATAAAAAAAAGAGCTTGGGTTTAAGATAAAACCGCAAGCTCTTTTTGCATTAATAGCTCTTTGAATCGCGTGAGCGTCTTGTTTTTTTCATAAGTTTTCGGCGGAGGGCCTTATTCTTTCTGTTTAAAACAGTGGAAGGTTTTTCGTAGAATTCCTTCTTTTTCCATTCTCGGATAATACCTTCTTTTTCGACTTGACGCTTAAATCTTTTGAGAGCTTTTTCAAGATGCTCTGAATCGTCAATTGTTACATATGCCATTTCTCTTTTCACCCCCTCCGGCTTTAGGATTAAAGGCTGATTATATAGAAATTATAAAAAGATGTCAATAGTATTATCAGGGCAAACACGGCTTACGCATGAAAAAAAAATAGCCGATATTTAAAGTATGAAAACATTAAAAGAATATTTTAACGAACTTAATGATAATCGTCAGTCGGGCAAAGTAAAGCATCTAATCAGCGAAATATTGGTAATAGCACTGTGTGCTGTTTGTAGCGGAGTTCAAACTGTATTTGAAATAGGGGAATTTGCCGAAGTAAAAAAGGATTGGCTAAAAAATGAGGTAGGACTCTTGTTAGAAAATGGCGTTCCTTCGCACGACACCATAGGAAGAGTCCTTGCGATGATTAATCCAAAACAATTTCAAAGCCTTTTTATCTCGTGGATTGAACAATCCCTTAATATTCCAGCAGGTTCATACATTCACATTGATGGAAAAACATTACGTGGAAGTGCAAGTGAACAAAGTAGAGGTATTCATTTGGTAAGTGCATTCGCTCACGAAGCGGGAGTTGTACTAGGACAAATAAAATGTGCTGAAAAATCGAATGAAATCACAGCAATTCCTGAACTCCTTAACCTTTTAAAACTAAAAAGCTCGATAATTACTATAGATGCCATGGGTTGTCAAAAAGAAATAGCAAAAGAAATCACAAAGAAAAAATGTGATTATGTATTGGCTCTAAAAGAAAATCAACCGGCAGCGTATAATGATGTAAAAGATTATTTTTCTATAGAAGATAAAGACTTTCAAAACACACTTTTAAGATTTGAAACCTTGGATATAGGGCATGGCAGAGAAGAAAAAAGAGAATACTTTCTTTCAACTAATATAAACTGGTTTGCAGATAAGAATAAATGGGCAAATTTAAAGAGTTTTGGAATGGTCAAAAGCACTGTAAGGTGCAAAGGTAAACAATACAGTGAAAAGCGTTACTTTATTAGCAGTATAGAGGATATAAATGAGTTTGTAACAGCTGTAAGAACACATTGGACAATAGAAAACACCTTACACTGGTCGCTGGATGTAATATTTAGAGACGATGAATGTCAAATTCGAGAAAAAAATACTGCTGAAAACATAGCAATTTTAAGGAGGATTTGCTTTAATCGAATGAAAATGTATCAAAACGGTAAAACTCTGAAAAGGAAGAAAATGCTTTGTACATTTGATGATTCATTTAGGTTCAACGTTTTATTTAGCTGAGGAATTCATGCGTAAGCCGTGCAGGGCAAACGCATCATAGTTTTATCTTCGCAAAAAACATAGGCTGTTCAACCCGCCTTTCGCCGCTATGCGGCTGCAAGAGGGGTATTCACAGCCTATTTTTTTGCTATTTTATTTACCCTCATGATGCGTTTGCCCTTTTTTGAAAAATATGCGAAATTTTGTTCAAAATTTCGCAAAGTAAAGAAGGCAACCGCTTCAGAAACATTACGGAGCGGTTGCCCTGATAGGATTATCTTTTGCCGGTTTTCCATCGGCTTGTCTTTTTTTTTGTTTTCGTATATAATGAAAGTCTAGCATATAATACACCTTTTCAAAAAGGAAAGCTCGTTCCGGAACTTTTTGAGGCATTTTGCATTTGCCGTTTTACTGACGATGCAAAGGAATTTATTTTGACTAATACCAAGATTAATGTTTTATCGCGTTTAGCCCTTTTGATTGTTGCAATAGTATGGGGAAGCTCCCTTGTTGTTGTAAGCGAAACTACCGATTTTTTTAAGCCCAATTTTTTGTTGGGTTTAAGGTTTTCTATTGCCTGCTTTTTGCTTTGTCTTGTTTTTTACAAAAAATTAAAACTTATCGACAGTGACTATCTTATAAAAGGAGGAATTGTCGGTTTCTTCCTTTTTATAGCTTATTCAAGCCAAACATTCGGAGTTACAACCGCAGGCGGTCTTCCGGGTAGAAGTGCCTTTCTTTCTGCTTCATACTGCGTAATCGTTCCGTTTTTGGGCTGGATTGTAAACAAGGTCAGGCCGGACAGGTACAATGCTTCTGCAGCTGTTTTGTGTATCTTGGGAATAGCTTTTGTTTCTTTTAAGGACTTGGTTCTTTCTTCTTCTGTAGGAATTACCCTCGGCGACTTTTATGCTCTTTTAAGCGGTCTTCTTTTTGCAAGTCACATTGTCAGTATTACACGCTTGAGTAAAAATAAGGATCCGATTTTGATGACCATTATACAATTCGGAGCGGCAGCAATCCTTTCATGGCTTGTTACCATTCTTTTTGAAGATAACAGCTCTATAGTGTGGTCTTATTCGTCGATAGGCTCGGTGCTCTATCTTTCAGCCATTTGTACAGGGCTTGCCCTTCTTTTGCAAAACATAGGACAGAAGCATACGGATGCTTCAAGTGCCGCCATTATTTTAGGGCTTGAATCCATCTTCGGCATAATTTTTTCGGTTATATTTAAGGGAGAGAGTCTGGATATTTATTCCGTTTTAGGATTTATTTTGATATTTATAGCAATAATAATTTCGGAAACAAAGCTTTCATTTTTAAAAAAGGCTAAAATTGAAGTAGAGATTGCACGGCTTACGCATGAAAAAAAATAGCCGATATTTAAAGTATGAAAACATTAAAAGAATATTTTAACGAACTTAATGATAATCGTCAGTCTGGCAAAGTAAAGCATCTAATCAGCGAAATATTGGTAATAGCACTGTGTGCTGTTTGTAGCGGAGTTCAAACTATATTTGAAATAGGGGAATTTGCCGAAGTAAAAAAGGATTGGCTAAAAAATGAGGTAGGACTATTGTTAGAAAATGGAGTTCCTTCGCACGACACCATAGGAAGAGTCCTTGCGATGATTAATCCCAAACAATTTCAAAACCTTTTTATCTCGTGGATTGAACAATCCCTTAATATTCCAGCAGGTTCATACATTCACATTGATGGAAAAACATTACGTGGAAGTGCAAGTGAACAAAGTAGAGGTATTCATTTGGTAAGTGCATTTGCTCACGAAGCGGGAGTTGTACTAGGACAAATAAAATGTGCTGAAAAATCGAATGAAATCACAGCAATTCCTGAACTCCTTAACCTTTTAAAACTAAAAAGCTCGATAATTACTATAGATGCCATGGGTTGTCAAAAAGAAATAGCAAAAGAAATCACAAAGAAAAAATGTGATTATGTATTGGCTCTAAAAGAAAATCAGCCGGCAGCGTATAATGATGTAAAAGATTATTTTTCTATAGAAGATAAAGACTTTCAAAACACACTTTTAAGATTTGAAACCTTGGATATAGGGCATGGCAGAGAAGAAAAAAGAGAATACTTTCTTTCAACTAATATAAACTGGTTTGCAGATAAGAATAAATGGGCAAATTTAAAGAGTTTTGGAATGGTCAAAAGCACTGTAAGGTGCAAAGGCAAACAATACAGTGAAAAGCGTTACTTTATTAGCAGTATAGAGGATATAAATGAGTTTGTAACAGCTGTAAGAACACATTGGACAATAGAAAACACCTTACACTGGTCGCTGGATGTAATATTTAGAGACGATGAATGTCAAATCAGGGAAAAAAATACTGCTGAAAACATAGCAATTTTAAGGAGGATTTGCTTTAATCGAATGAAAATGTATCAAAACGGTAAAACTCTGAAAAGGAAGAAAATGCTTTGTACTTTTGATGACTCCTTTAGGTTTAATGTTTTATTTAGCTAAGGAATTCATGCGTAAGCCGTGTAGAGATTGTTTCATAACTTGAAAAAGCTTTAAATTTTGTGTTATAATATACTTCCAAATTTATTAAACTGAGAGGTCTATATGAAAAACAATATTAGTTATTTTACATCAGAGTCGGTAAGCGAGGGGCATCCCGACAAGCTCTGCGATCAAATTTCGGATGCGGTTTTAGATGCTTGTTTAAAAGACGACCCTGAAAGTCATGTGGCCTGTGAAACCTATGCCTCTACTGCATTAGTGCTTGTAGGCGGAGAAATAACTACCAATACCTATGTAGATATTCAAGAGATTGCACGCACAATAGCTGAAGAAATCGGCTATACCAATACGGATTTCGGTTTGGACTGCCATTCTATGGCCGTTATGAATATGATTCACTCACAATCTCCCGACATTTCTCAGGGTGTAGACGGCACCGGCCTTGATGAATACAAGGGCCAGCAGGGTGCCGGCGATCAGGGTATGATGTTCGGCTTTGCCTGTAAGGAAACCCCTGAGCTTATGCCTGCTCCAATTATGTTTTCTCACTCGGTATTGAAATATGCTGCAAAGCTCAGAAAGGAAAAGGTTATTCCTTGGCTCAGACCCGATTCAAAGACTCAAATTACGGTAAAATATGAGGGTTTTAAGCCTATCAAGATAGATACTGTTGTGCTTTCTCATCAGCACTATCCGGATGTTCAATATGACGAATTAAAACATACTCTGATAAATCAGGTTATTAAGCCTGTTTTGGAGCCGACCGGTCTTTTGGCCGATGATACCAAGTACTTTATAAATCCTACAGGCCGCTTTGTTATAGGAGGGCCCTTCGGCGACACAGGCCTTACCGGACGAAAGATAATCGTAGACACCTACGGCGGAATGGGCAGGCATGGAGGAGGAGCTTTCTCAGGTAAGGATCCGTCAAAGGTTGACCGCTCGGCTGCCTACATGGCCAGATACATTGCAAAAAATGTGGTAGCTGCCGATCTTGCACGCCGCTGCGAAGTTCAGTTAGCTTATGCAATAGGTGTTCCCTTCCCGGTTGCCGTCAGAGTAGATACCTTCGGTACGGGCGAGGTTCCTGAAGAAAAAATAGAGAAGGCAATCAAAGAAGTTTTTGATATGACTCCGGCAGGCATTATAAAGACCTTGGATCTAAAACGCCCTATCTATAAGGAAACGGCAGCCTATGGTCATTTCGGCCGCCCCGAATTCTCGTGGGAAAAAACCGACAAGGCAGAAGCCTTAAAAAAGGCAATTAAATGAAAGTAATTGACGATTTTTTTAAAAGAAATAACTTTGATTATAAAATCGATATTGAATATGCATCTTCAATCCTTTTGGAAGATATGAAAAAAGGATTGGAGAGCAATTTTGAAACTGCCTCTTCCATGGACATGATTCCCTTATGGAAAAATCTTCCCGACAGTGTTCCAAAGGATAAAAAGGTTATTATAATAGATGCCGGAGGAACTAATTTTAGAGCAGGACTGGTATATTTTGATAAAAAAGGCGTACCTGAGATTATTTCTTTTTTTAAACATCCCATGCCGGCCATTGACAGGGAAATGACTAATGAGGAATTTTTTGACAGCATCGCAGAATACTTAGAGCCTCTAAGGGATGAGGCTGAAGTAATTTCTTTTTGCTTTTCCTATGCCGTAAAAATTTTTCCCGACGGAGGCGGCCAGGCTATTAAACTTTCCAAAGAAATAAAATTGCCCCATATCGCTGATTGCAAAATAAACGAAGGACTCTTGCAGGCTCTTTCGCGGAAAAATTGGACAAGGGTAAAGAAAGTTATAATGGTAAACGATACGGCTGCAGTTCTTCAATCGGGAATATTTTCAGAAACCAATGAGCAGAGATTCGATTCCCATGTAGGGATTGTTTTAGGAACAGGCCTAAATTCTGCATATATCGAGTATGATAAAATTGAAAAACTAAAGGATACCGAATTTTATAATAAACCTCAAATAATCGTATGCGAGTCGGGAAAGAGTAATAAGATTCCGCAAAGTAAATTCGATAAAAACCTCTCTGAAAATTCCAATTTAAAGAACGAGTATTTTTTGGAGAGAATGTGTTCAGGCCGTTATCTTGGAGAGCTTTGCTCCATCGCTTTAAGGACGGGGGCTGCCGAAGGTATTTTTTCGCCGCGTGCCAACAAGATGCTTTTAAATTCGCGGAATTTTTCAAGTGAGGAAATTTCCTTATTTTTAAAAGAACAAAATCACAAAAAAAATATCTTTTCCGATATAATCGATTCCGGGGCGGTTTCGGCTGACTATGTTAAAATCTATTTTATATGTAAATGCGTTTTTGAGAGGGCTGCAAGGCTTTCGGCTGCCGTAATTGGCGCTGCCTGTATAAAGACGGGAAAGGGTAAATCGCCGGATAGGCCTATCTGTGTAAGTGCCGACGGCTCGATGTTTTTAAAAGGCTTTTTGATTAAAGAAAGAATTTTTAAGAGTTTACACACCTGTTTAACCGAAAAAAAGGGCATTTACTTTGTGCTCAAAACAAATGATGATGCTGTAACCTTGGGTACGGCTCTTGCAGCTTTTTTAAATTAAATAATAAATACCGATTTTTTTTAATATATTGACATTTTATTTTCTTTTTGTTAGACTCTCCCCCGATAGATTTTTGATTTGAAAATTCTATTTTTTAGCTTAATTAAATTTAAAAGGAGAGTTTATGAAAAAACATCTCATGGTAATTGTAACGGGAGCTGTTATAGGTATTGCCGCTCTTGTATTGGTAAGGTTTGGAAACCCTGGGAACATGGGTTTTTGTATTGCTTGTTTTTTGCGTGACATTGCCGGAGCATTGAAACTGCACAATGCCGGTGTTGTTCAGTACATGAGGCCTGAGGTAATAGGTCTTGTTATCGGTGCCTTTGTGCTGGCTGTTGCAAAAAAAGAATTTAAGCCTAGAGGCGGTTCTGCTGCCTTTACACGATTTACCCTCGGTTTCTTTGTTATGATCGGAGCCTTGGTATTTTTGGGCTGCCCCTTGAGAATGTTTTTACGCTTGGGTGCGGGAGATTTAAATGCGATTTTCGGTTTAATCGGTTTTGTTGTAGGAATCGTAATCGGTATCTTCTTCTTGAACAAGAATTTCTCGCTTAACAGGGCTTATAATCAGTCAAAGCAGGAAGGTGTAATTCCCATAATCTTTATGATCGTTTTCTTTATTCTTTTGGTTGCCTTCCCCTCAGTTCTTGCTTTCAGCGAAAAAGGCCCCGGCTCTATGAAGGCTCCGATCTTCTTGGCCTTGGCTATAGGTCTTGTTGTAGGCGGTCTTGCTCAAAGAAGCAGAATGTGTACGGCAGGCGGTATCCGCGATGCAATCATGCTTAAAGATTTCCACCTCTTGTGGGGAAGCCTTACTGTTCTTGTAACCGTATTGGTTGGTTCTTTCATTTTAGGCAAATTCAACCTAGGTTTTGCAGGTCAGCCTGTTGCTCATACAGACGGCTTGTGGAATGCCCTCGGAATGGTTTTGGTAGGCTGGGCAAGCGTTCTCTTAGGCGGATGTCCTTTAAGACAGCTTATCCTAACAGGCGAAGGAAACAGCGACTCGGCAGTTACGGTTGTAGGCCTTATAGCAGGAGCTGCCTTTGCTCATAACTTCGGCCTTGCTTCTTCTCCCAAAGGACCGACAAGTGCCGGTATGATAGCTGTTGTTGTAGGTTTGATTCTTACAGCCTTTGTAAGTATCTATTATTCTTTGAAGAATAAATAAGTTTTTAATTATAAGGAAAAATTATGTCTGATATTATTGTAGATGCTCGAGGACTTGCTTGTCCTGAGCCGGTTGTTTTAACTAAAAAAGCTCTTGCTGCAAATTCTGCATTTGTTGTATTGGTTGATAACGAAACATCAAAAGAAAATATAAAACGCTTTTGCGATAATTCGAAGGCTCAAACAAAGATTGAACCTACTGATGACGGCTGGAAAATAGCCGTGTCAAAATAATGAAAGAGTATTTAATTACCTTTCATACGCATTACGATTCTCTTGTCTGCATGAGGGCTGTCAACAAAACTGATAGTGCTGCGTCAGGAGAATTGACTGCAAAATTGATTCCCGTGCCGCGCTCGGTAAGTTCAAGCTGCGGCACTGCATTAAAATTAATTTTTAAAGAAGGTGCTTCCTTTGATAAGGATTATTTTAGTCAATTTGATTACGACTCTTTTTATTTTTTAGGTGAAGACGGTAAGTACGTTGAAGTGTGATAGTGCGATTAAACTTGGCAGTATTATGAGTCATCCGTTTTGGAGAAGCTCATCAATACTGCCTTTTCTTTTTAGTATTGTTTTACTTTGTTTTTAATGCATCTAATTTGTGTTTTAATTCTTCGATGGCGTTTTCTATTTCCTGATAAGTTTCTAAACTTTCAAGAAGATCTTTTCCTTCAGTAATGATTTTTTCCAGCTTTTTTTGTTCAGCCTTTTTGTAGTTTTCGGGATTTTTATATGTTTCAAGCTCTTTTATTGAAGCGTCCAGCGTTAAGGCATGAAGAACCGCCATTTTTACAGCCAGAGAAGATGCTGATGCTCCTCCGACAACATCGGGGCCTGCTTTTCCGGGAATGCCTACATTTATTTTTTTTACATCATTTAAGGTTTTGTTCTTATATTTATCAAAACCTTTGTCTGCTAAAAACTTTTTCCAATAGATTTTGTTTGTTCCTGCGCTTCCGCTAATATCCGCTTCTATTGATGCATCGGTATTTTTTTCATCATCGCTTACTTTGATGATTTTGCCTTGGGCATCAATTTCTACGTCGATACATACGGAATATCCGTATTCAAAATGAGGGCCGGCTGAGGGCGAGCCTTTTACCTTTGCTGTACCATAAAGTATTATATTCGGTTCTGAGGCAAAAGCAAATACCAAAAGAGCCGATGCAAATAATACTATAGCTCTTACCTTTTTACTCATCTTCATAATTTCCTCCTGAATGAGATTCTGTTGGTGGGAGTATACAGTTATAAAATTAAATTTGCAATACCCCTTTTTTATCTTGACCATAATTTAAAATTATGTAATACTACTTCTCGGAGGCGTGAAGATGAGCTGTTCATTTATTAATGAAAATTTCGATTTATTAAAAGCTGCAAAGAATCCTGGCTGAGGTGCAAAACTGAGTGCGGGTGCACTCGATAAACTTTTAAAACATTTTTCCGTAAGGAATGACGATAATTTACTCGTAGGTTTTAATACTTCCGATGATGCCGCCGTATATAAGATAAATGACGAAACGGCTCTTATTTCTACCATAGATTTTTTTCCGCCTGTTTCGGGTGATCCCTACATGTTCGGACAAATTGCCGCCGCAAATTCTTTAAGCGATATTTACGCGATGGGCGGTGAGCCCAAGCTGGCACTAAATCTTTTTTGTATAACCAAGGATATGCCTGAGGACATGATAAAAGAAATTTTACGCGGAGGCTTTGACAAGGTTTATGAGGCCGGGGCCATTGTCTGCGGCGGGCATACAATCTATGACGATTCGCCTAAATACGGTTTGGCTGTAAACGGCTTTGTTCACCCAAAAAAGATTTTGGAAAATTCGACTGCAAAGGAAGGCGATGTTTTAATTTTAACAAAGCCGATAGGAACGGGTGTATTGCTTACGGCTTCAAAGGCCGATATGTCGCCGCCCGAGGAGCTTGACCGCTGTTATAAGATTATGGCTTTTTTAAATGCTAAGGCCCGCGACATCATGGTAAAATATAGGATAAACGCCTGTACCGATATTACAGGCTTCGGCCTACTCGGTCATCTTTACGAGATGGGGAAGGGGAGCGGTATGAGCATTGAGATAGATTATAAATCCATTCCTATTTATGAGTCTGTTATTGAAAGTGCTCAAATGGGATTTTTACCTGCCGGAGTTTATACCAATAGGACTTTTGTAGGGGACAATGTTGCCTTTGAAAATGTCCCCCTTGCCTACCAAGACCTGATGTTCGATCCTCAAACTTCGGGCGGGCTTTTAATTTCGGTAGACAAGGAAGATGCCGCGGCTCTTTACGATGAGCTGTCACGAGCTATGGCAGACACTCCTTGCGGAAAGCCTGCCATCATAGGTCTTGTGACCAAGCGTGATGATAAAATCCTTAGAGTGAGTTAGTGCTTTAAGGTAAGCAGCTCCTTAATTGCATTTACTGTGTTTTCTATTTCCTCTTCGATTGTAAAAGGCCCTGTAGAAAACCTTACCGTGCCTTGCGGAAATGTTCCTATTGACTTATGGGCCGAGGGAGAGCAGTGTAGGCCGCATCGGGTAAGGATGCCGTATTTTTCTTCCAGGATGGAGCCGGCTTCAGCATTGTCCATAAATTCCGAAAAGTCTATGGAAACTATTCCGACCCTGTTTTCAGGAGACGCTCCGCCTGCAATTTTTATTGGAAGGTCTTTTATTCCGTCCAAAAATAGTTTTAGTAATTTTTCTTCCCGGGTGTGGATGTTGTTTATGCCCAAGGAATGAAGCCATTTTAGGCTGTGGTAAAGTCCAGCAATTCCGATTATGTTTTGAGTGCCTGCCTCGAATCTGTCAGGCATAAAAGAAGGTGTTACTTCTGAATCGGAAGCACTGCCTGTTCCTCCCGTGATAAGAGGTTCAACTCTTTTTGCAAATTCTTTATCGAATAGGATGCCGCCTGTTCCCTGAGGTCCGAGTAAGCCCTTGTGCCCCGTAAAACAAAAAGCCGCCGGTTTTATTTTTTCTAAATCGACAGGAAAGTGGCCTGCACTTTGGGCTCCGTCTATTACCAGCGGAATATTGTGCTTTTTTAGGATTGAGGCGATTTCTTCTATCGGCTGAATAAAACCTGTTACATTTGAAGCATGAGAAAAAACGGCAAGGCGTGTTTCGGGCCTTATCATAGATTCGATTGAGTCTATATCTACGACAGCTCGGTCATTTTTTAGGTCTGCCGGTACCCTGTCTATTTGGATCCCGAATTTTTCCATTTGAACCAAGGGTCTCATGACGGCATTATGCTCGAAGGAGCTTGTTAAAACTCTGTCACCAGATTGCAGAAATCCCTTAATAATATAGTTTAAACTTGCTGTAACTCCCGAGGTGAAAATAACATGGGTGGCAGGCTGAAAATTAAAGACCTTACACAAGAGTTCCCTTGTGTCGATAACGGCTAGGCCTGCTTCTTCCGTTTCGGTGTAGGTGCTGCGGTTGATGTTTCCCGTTCCCATATTAACAGCCATTGCAAGAGCTTGATCAAGGCCGGGAGCCTTAGGAAAAGCTCCGGCCGCATTGTCTAAAAAAATACGCTTCTTCATGGAGGCTATTCTAGCGTAAATAGTTTTTTAAGTCAATTGAAAGGGGATGTCAATTACAGAGCTGCTACGGATCAGGGCAACCGCACCAGAAAAAATAAAAGTAAAAAATTAAACTAAGAACCCGATATAAATAATTGAGTGGTATATTTATGGAAATAAAAGAAGCCTTATCACAAATAAGCGATTT
This genomic window contains:
- a CDS encoding DUF3343 domain-containing protein — its product is MKEYLITFHTHYDSLVCMRAVNKTDSAASGELTAKLIPVPRSVSSSCGTALKLIFKEGASFDKDYFSQFDYDSFYFLGEDGKYVEV
- a CDS encoding aminotransferase class V-fold PLP-dependent enzyme; this encodes MKKRIFLDNAAGAFPKAPGLDQALAMAVNMGTGNINRSTYTETEEAGLAVIDTRELLCKVFNFQPATHVIFTSGVTASLNYIIKGFLQSGDRVLTSSFEHNAVMRPLVQMEKFGIQIDRVPADLKNDRAVVDIDSIESMIRPETRLAVFSHASNVTGFIQPIEEIASILKKHNIPLVIDGAQSAGHFPVDLEKIKPAAFCFTGHKGLLGPQGTGGILFDKEFAKRVEPLITGGTGSASDSEVTPSFMPDRFEAGTQNIIGIAGLYHSLKWLHSLGINNIHTREEKLLKLFLDGIKDLPIKIAGGASPENRVGIVSIDFSEFMDNAEAGSILEEKYGILTRCGLHCSPSAHKSIGTFPQGTVRFSTGPFTIEEEIENTVNAIKELLTLKH
- the selD gene encoding selenide, water dikinase SelD, which codes for MSCSFINENFDLLKAAKNPGUGAKLSAGALDKLLKHFSVRNDDNLLVGFNTSDDAAVYKINDETALISTIDFFPPVSGDPYMFGQIAAANSLSDIYAMGGEPKLALNLFCITKDMPEDMIKEILRGGFDKVYEAGAIVCGGHTIYDDSPKYGLAVNGFVHPKKILENSTAKEGDVLILTKPIGTGVLLTASKADMSPPEELDRCYKIMAFLNAKARDIMVKYRINACTDITGFGLLGHLYEMGKGSGMSIEIDYKSIPIYESVIESAQMGFLPAGVYTNRTFVGDNVAFENVPLAYQDLMFDPQTSGGLLISVDKEDAAALYDELSRAMADTPCGKPAIIGLVTKRDDKILRVS
- a CDS encoding FMN-binding protein, producing MKMSKKVRAIVLFASALLVFAFASEPNIILYGTAKVKGSPSAGPHFEYGYSVCIDVEIDAQGKIIKVSDDEKNTDASIEADISGSAGTNKIYWKKFLADKGFDKYKNKTLNDVKKINVGIPGKAGPDVVGGASASSLAVKMAVLHALTLDASIKELETYKNPENYKKAEQKKLEKIITEGKDLLESLETYQEIENAIEELKHKLDALKTK
- a CDS encoding sulfurtransferase TusA family protein, whose protein sequence is MSDIIVDARGLACPEPVVLTKKALAANSAFVVLVDNETSKENIKRFCDNSKAQTKIEPTDDGWKIAVSK